In one window of Arachis ipaensis cultivar K30076 chromosome B06, Araip1.1, whole genome shotgun sequence DNA:
- the LOC107647885 gene encoding auxin-responsive protein SAUR50 has translation MHTLFFYLVFFISHFFATFSIQFSFTFHHYYNIIIIIMALRKSTRLHQAPLLKQILKRCSSLGKKQGFDNDVPKGHFVVYVGENRSRYIVPISILRCPSFQTLLHQAEEEFGFDHEGGLTIPCHEDVFESLVTSSI, from the coding sequence ATGCATACCCTCTTCTTCTATCTAGTCTTCTTCATTTCACACTTTTTTGCcactttctctattcaattctcCTTCACATTTCACCACTACtacaatataataataataataatggcttTGAGAAAATCTACTAGGCTTCATCAAGCACCACTTCTCAAGCAAATTCTCAAGAGATGCTCAAGTTTAGGGAAGAAGCAAGGCTTTGATAATGATGTTCCAAAGGGTCACTTTGTTGTGTATGTTGGAGAGAATAGAAGCAGGTACATTGTCCCAATTTCAATTCTAAGGTGCCCTAGCTTCCAAACTTTGCTCCATCAAGCTGAAGAAGAGTTTGGTTTTGATCATGAAGGAGGTCTCACTATCCCTTGTCATGAGGATGTTTTTGAGTCTCTTGTTACATCATCCATTTAG